The Azospirillum baldaniorum genome contains a region encoding:
- a CDS encoding YgjV family protein has translation MVFLLHYLPSLSLVAVSGLAGLALGVLSTLLQDRRAILTAQAGAGALFVLHFFALGAHTGMLMCALGLVQMAAAYPERRPRWLRVLFALTVPAALAVAAATWQGPMSALSAAGFILGTIGRWQSTVGRMRLFFLSSTVVGAGHNALAGSAFGLASDAMTLSGHLLALWRARPAVRRRSALAVH, from the coding sequence ATGGTTTTCCTGTTGCACTACCTGCCGTCCCTGTCGCTGGTCGCGGTGAGCGGGCTTGCCGGTCTGGCGTTGGGCGTCCTGTCCACGCTGCTTCAGGACCGGCGGGCGATCCTGACCGCGCAGGCCGGGGCCGGCGCGCTGTTCGTCCTCCACTTCTTCGCTCTGGGTGCCCATACGGGCATGCTGATGTGCGCGCTCGGCCTCGTGCAGATGGCCGCCGCCTATCCGGAACGGCGGCCGCGCTGGCTGCGCGTCCTGTTCGCCCTGACCGTGCCCGCGGCGTTGGCCGTCGCGGCGGCGACGTGGCAGGGGCCGATGTCCGCGCTGTCGGCGGCGGGCTTCATCCTGGGGACCATCGGGCGCTGGCAGAGCACGGTCGGCCGGATGCGGCTGTTCTTCCTGTCCTCGACGGTGGTCGGGGCCGGCCACAACGCGCTGGCCGGTTCGGCCTTCGGGCTGGCGTCGGACGCGATGACCCTGTCCGGCCATCTGCTCGCCCTGTGGCGCGCCCGCCCGGCGGTTCGCCGGCGGTCGGCGCTGGCTGTGCATTGA
- the gpt gene encoding xanthine phosphoribosyltransferase — translation MPEAVPFNKHFPVSWEELHRNAKALAWRLIDKGPWKGIIAITRGGLVPAAIIARELELRMIDTVCVSSYDHQNQREATVLKGVEGANAGEGEGWLIIDDLVDTGKTAVIVRKMLPKAHFATVYAKPLGRPLVDTFITEVSQDTWIHFPWDIELQFSQPIAKQHRGA, via the coding sequence GTGCCAGAAGCCGTTCCGTTCAACAAGCACTTCCCGGTGTCGTGGGAGGAGCTTCACCGCAACGCCAAGGCGTTGGCCTGGCGCCTGATTGACAAGGGTCCCTGGAAGGGCATCATCGCCATCACCCGTGGCGGTCTCGTCCCGGCGGCCATCATCGCGCGCGAGCTTGAACTGCGCATGATCGACACCGTCTGCGTCTCCAGCTACGACCATCAGAACCAGCGCGAGGCGACGGTCCTGAAGGGCGTGGAAGGCGCCAACGCCGGGGAAGGCGAAGGCTGGCTGATCATCGACGATCTGGTCGACACCGGCAAAACCGCGGTGATCGTGCGCAAGATGCTGCCCAAGGCGCATTTTGCCACCGTCTACGCCAAGCCGCTGGGCCGCCCGCTGGTCGACACCTTCATCACCGAAGTGAGCCAGGACACCTGGATCCACTTCCCGTGGGACATCGAGCTGCAATTCTCCCAGCCGATCGCCAAGCAGCACCGCGGCGCCTGA
- a CDS encoding ABC transporter permease, protein MRRLRRLPASLLLGGLLTALVVGAALLSLVWTPFPAEQVRVVARLRPPGPVHWLGTDHFGRDVLSMILVGARNSLAVGAAAVALGALLGVPLGLAASAWGRWGDEAVARLGDLLFAFPAVLTAILLTAALGAGAVNVVLALGLFNAAVFARVARGAALAVWRRDFVRAALALGRGPLSVTLVHVLPNIAGVVIVQGTVLFAVAVLNEAALSYLGLGIQPPSPSWGKMLGDAQTFLFTSPLQAIFPGAAIAVTVLGLNLLGDGLRDALDPRHRSTGLL, encoded by the coding sequence ATGAGACGGCTGAGGCGCCTGCCGGCCAGCCTGCTGCTGGGCGGGTTGCTCACCGCGCTGGTGGTCGGGGCGGCGCTGCTGTCGCTGGTCTGGACGCCCTTCCCGGCGGAGCAGGTGCGGGTGGTCGCCCGGCTGCGCCCGCCGGGGCCGGTCCACTGGCTGGGCACCGACCATTTCGGGCGCGACGTGCTGTCGATGATCCTGGTCGGCGCGCGCAACTCGCTGGCCGTCGGGGCGGCCGCGGTGGCGCTGGGCGCCCTGCTGGGCGTGCCGTTGGGGCTGGCCGCTTCCGCCTGGGGGCGCTGGGGGGACGAGGCGGTGGCCCGGCTGGGCGATCTGCTGTTCGCCTTTCCCGCGGTGCTGACGGCGATCCTGCTGACGGCGGCGCTGGGGGCGGGGGCGGTGAACGTCGTGCTGGCGCTCGGCCTGTTCAACGCCGCGGTCTTCGCGCGGGTGGCGCGCGGGGCGGCGCTGGCCGTCTGGCGGCGGGACTTCGTGCGCGCCGCGCTGGCGCTGGGGCGCGGGCCGCTGTCGGTGACGCTGGTGCATGTGCTGCCCAACATCGCCGGGGTGGTGATCGTCCAGGGGACGGTGCTGTTCGCCGTGGCGGTGCTGAACGAGGCGGCGCTGAGCTATCTCGGCCTGGGCATCCAGCCGCCCTCGCCGTCCTGGGGCAAGATGCTGGGCGACGCGCAGACCTTCCTGTTCACCTCCCCCCTCCAGGCGATCTTTCCGGGGGCGGCCATCGCGGTGACGGTGCTGGGGCTGAACCTGCTGGGCGACGGGCTGCGCGACGCGCTCGACCCGCGCCACCGCTCGACGGGACTGCTGTAG
- a CDS encoding ferritin-like domain-containing protein: MANTTKETLIDWLRDAHAMESQAVEMLERQAERIKNYPDVLAKVQEHIEVSNRQADRLKQCLQRLGTDTSAIKTGVAMLIGNAQSLSGVVASDEIVKASIFDYSFEHFEIANYRALISAAEQAGEPEIARMLQPSLDEELEMAAWLEQRLPQLTKTYLERRETAGTAEAKR; the protein is encoded by the coding sequence GTGGCCAACACCACCAAGGAAACCCTGATCGACTGGCTGCGCGACGCCCACGCCATGGAAAGCCAGGCCGTCGAGATGCTGGAGCGGCAGGCGGAGCGCATCAAGAACTACCCGGACGTCCTCGCCAAGGTGCAGGAGCACATCGAGGTGTCGAACCGGCAGGCCGACCGGCTGAAGCAGTGCCTGCAGCGTCTGGGCACCGACACCTCGGCGATCAAGACCGGCGTCGCCATGCTGATCGGCAACGCCCAGTCGCTGTCCGGGGTCGTGGCGTCCGACGAGATCGTGAAGGCGTCGATCTTCGACTATTCCTTCGAGCATTTCGAGATCGCCAACTACCGCGCCCTGATTTCCGCCGCGGAACAGGCCGGGGAGCCGGAGATCGCCCGCATGCTCCAGCCGAGCCTGGACGAGGAGCTGGAAATGGCCGCGTGGCTGGAACAGCGCCTGCCGCAGCTCACCAAGACCTATCTGGAGCGCCGGGAAACCGCCGGCACCGCCGAAGCGAAGCGCTGA
- a CDS encoding creatininase family protein: MQLLLSTWAEAEAYLKTSKGIILPIGSTEQHGPNGLIGTDAICAEVVARGVGDATGAMVGPTIPVGMAVHHMDFAGSMTLKPSTLIALLRDYVMSLAEHGFERFFFVNGHGGNVASVRAAFYEIYAENRALRGRQAPELRCTLVNWWENQEIGRLSRELFGGKEGSHATPSEVSLTQYAYPESIKTAAMDPETASPGGFYDARDFRRRHPDGRIGSAPGLASPEHGKRLFDTAVEAISRQYGAFLAEA; encoded by the coding sequence GTGCAGCTTCTTCTCAGCACCTGGGCCGAGGCCGAGGCTTACCTGAAGACCTCCAAAGGCATCATCCTGCCCATCGGCTCCACCGAGCAGCATGGGCCGAACGGCCTGATCGGCACCGACGCCATCTGCGCCGAGGTGGTGGCCCGCGGCGTCGGCGACGCCACCGGGGCCATGGTCGGGCCGACCATCCCGGTGGGCATGGCCGTGCACCACATGGACTTCGCCGGCTCGATGACGCTGAAGCCCTCCACCCTGATCGCTCTGCTGCGCGACTATGTGATGTCGCTGGCCGAGCATGGGTTCGAGCGCTTCTTCTTCGTCAACGGCCATGGCGGCAACGTCGCGTCGGTCCGCGCCGCCTTCTACGAGATCTACGCGGAGAACCGCGCCCTGCGCGGCCGGCAGGCGCCGGAGCTGCGCTGCACCCTGGTCAACTGGTGGGAGAACCAGGAGATCGGCCGCCTGTCGCGGGAGCTGTTCGGCGGCAAGGAAGGCTCGCACGCCACGCCCAGCGAGGTGTCGCTGACCCAGTACGCCTATCCCGAGTCGATCAAGACGGCGGCGATGGACCCGGAGACCGCGTCGCCCGGCGGCTTCTACGACGCCCGCGACTTCCGGCGGCGCCACCCGGACGGGCGCATCGGCTCCGCCCCCGGCCTCGCCTCGCCGGAGCACGGCAAGCGGCTGTTCGACACGGCGGTGGAGGCGATTTCCCGCCAGTACGGCGCCTTCCTGGCGGAGGCGTGA
- a CDS encoding HdeD family acid-resistance protein: protein MATEAIYEARRVQGMNDLLARNWWALALRGAGAVMLGLLAFLLPGATVATLAVLLAAYLLMDGLFAIVGGVRAAQAQERSLPFILDGVVSLVAGAVALLWPEASLFALIFVIAAWSVITGFAKIMTAWRMHRTHGKWAWGVAGALSVLFGFGMWVLPSLGLLAVALGVGSYLIAYGALAIITAVRLRRCLHDRNHHSNHGNAVAAE from the coding sequence ATGGCTACGGAGGCGATCTACGAAGCCCGGCGGGTCCAGGGCATGAACGATCTGCTGGCGCGCAACTGGTGGGCGCTGGCGTTGCGCGGTGCCGGGGCGGTGATGCTCGGCCTGCTGGCTTTCCTTCTGCCAGGGGCGACGGTCGCCACTCTGGCGGTTCTGCTCGCGGCCTACCTGCTGATGGACGGGCTGTTCGCCATCGTCGGCGGCGTCCGCGCCGCCCAGGCGCAGGAGCGCAGCCTGCCCTTCATTCTCGACGGCGTGGTCAGTCTGGTGGCGGGCGCCGTGGCCCTGCTGTGGCCGGAGGCGAGCCTGTTCGCGCTGATCTTCGTGATCGCCGCCTGGTCGGTCATCACCGGATTCGCCAAGATCATGACGGCGTGGCGCATGCACCGCACCCATGGCAAATGGGCCTGGGGCGTGGCCGGCGCCCTGTCGGTGCTGTTCGGTTTCGGCATGTGGGTCCTGCCGTCGCTGGGCTTGCTGGCCGTGGCGCTGGGTGTGGGCAGCTATCTGATCGCCTATGGCGCGCTGGCCATCATCACCGCCGTCCGCCTGCGCCGCTGCCTGCACGACCGGAACCATCATTCCAACCACGGCAACGCCGTGGCGGCGGAGTAA
- a CDS encoding LolA family protein, whose product MKIPFRRILAAAAVALSVTTAGAVLDPAQAAPRAAALSAQDQALVAQAESYLNGIGTLQSKFVQVAPNGHQTAGTFYLARPGRMRLEYDPPVKDFVVADGAFIFYWDGEMRQQSSAPIGSTLADFILRKNIRLSGDVTVTGVYQAPGLVEISLTETKDPGKGTLTLVFEDRPFQLRKWRVLDAQGLTTEVALMNPREGMQFDSKLFYFIEPSKGDYGRSN is encoded by the coding sequence ATGAAGATCCCGTTCCGCCGCATTCTGGCTGCCGCTGCCGTCGCTCTGTCCGTCACCACGGCGGGAGCGGTCCTCGACCCCGCGCAGGCCGCGCCGCGCGCCGCCGCCCTGTCCGCCCAGGACCAGGCGCTGGTGGCCCAGGCGGAAAGCTATCTGAACGGCATCGGCACGCTGCAATCGAAGTTCGTGCAGGTCGCCCCGAACGGGCACCAGACCGCCGGCACCTTCTACCTCGCGCGCCCTGGCCGGATGCGGCTGGAGTACGACCCGCCGGTGAAGGACTTCGTCGTCGCCGACGGCGCCTTCATCTTCTATTGGGACGGGGAGATGCGGCAGCAGTCCAGCGCCCCCATCGGCAGCACGCTGGCCGACTTCATCCTGCGCAAGAACATCCGGCTGTCCGGCGACGTGACGGTAACCGGCGTCTATCAGGCGCCGGGGCTGGTGGAGATCAGCCTGACCGAGACCAAGGACCCCGGCAAGGGCACCCTGACGCTGGTCTTCGAGGATCGGCCCTTCCAACTCCGCAAATGGCGGGTGCTGGACGCCCAGGGGCTGACGACCGAGGTGGCGCTGATGAACCCGCGCGAGGGCATGCAGTTCGACTCGAAGCTCTTCTACTTCATTGAACCCAGCAAGGGCGACTACGGCCGCAGCAACTGA
- a CDS encoding ABC transporter substrate-binding protein, whose protein sequence is MPNRQRRTALAITMGAVLGLAGALVAGPVLAQTAPRTDLVVGMRLEPPHLDPTAGAAAAIDEVTYANLYEPLTRIDAEGKVVPGLAEKWEVSADGLTYTFHLRKGAKFHDGSDADSADVTFSLDRARGAESVNAQKGYFAAIAGVEAPDARTVVVTLSRPDGLFLFHMASGDAAIVAPESAGANKQTPVGTGPFKFERWVAGDRVVLVRNPDYDGPKPALERVTFRFISDPAAQVAALKAGDIDSFPQFDTYEALPQFRDDGAFTVMVGTTEGETILGTNNARKPFDDVRVRRAMAHAIDRKTLIDGVLFGNGAAIGSHFPPHRAGYVDLTGLYPYDPDKAKALLAEAGLPDGFETTLRLPPPIYARRSGELIAAMLAEVGIRVKIEPMEWAPWLEQVFKGKDYDLTLIAHTEPLDIDIYGRPDYYFNYRSERFNAVGAELDRTQDPAKRNALYGEQQRILAEDAVNGFLFMLPSATVQKSAVQGMWVNRPIQANDVTGVRWK, encoded by the coding sequence ATGCCGAACCGCCAGAGGCGCACCGCGCTCGCCATCACCATGGGAGCGGTCCTCGGGCTGGCCGGCGCGCTGGTCGCCGGTCCGGTCCTCGCGCAGACGGCCCCCCGCACGGATCTGGTGGTCGGGATGCGGCTGGAGCCGCCGCACCTCGACCCCACTGCGGGTGCGGCCGCGGCCATCGACGAGGTGACCTACGCCAACCTGTACGAGCCGCTGACCCGCATCGACGCCGAAGGCAAGGTGGTGCCGGGCCTCGCCGAGAAGTGGGAGGTGTCGGCGGACGGGCTGACCTACACCTTCCATCTGCGCAAGGGGGCGAAGTTCCACGACGGCAGCGACGCCGATTCGGCGGACGTCACGTTCTCGCTGGATCGCGCGCGCGGTGCCGAGTCGGTCAACGCGCAGAAAGGCTATTTCGCCGCCATCGCCGGGGTCGAGGCGCCGGACGCGCGGACCGTGGTGGTCACCCTGTCGCGGCCGGACGGGCTGTTCCTCTTCCACATGGCCTCGGGCGACGCCGCCATCGTCGCGCCGGAATCGGCGGGCGCCAACAAGCAAACCCCGGTCGGCACCGGCCCCTTCAAGTTCGAGCGCTGGGTGGCCGGCGACCGGGTGGTTCTGGTGCGCAACCCCGACTATGACGGGCCGAAGCCGGCGCTGGAGCGCGTGACCTTCCGCTTTATCAGCGACCCGGCGGCCCAGGTCGCCGCGCTGAAGGCCGGCGACATCGACAGCTTCCCGCAGTTCGACACCTACGAGGCGCTGCCCCAGTTCCGCGACGACGGGGCCTTCACCGTCATGGTCGGCACGACGGAGGGGGAGACGATCCTCGGCACCAACAACGCCCGCAAGCCCTTCGATGATGTGCGGGTGCGCCGGGCCATGGCCCACGCCATCGACCGCAAGACGCTGATTGACGGGGTGCTGTTCGGCAACGGGGCGGCCATCGGCAGCCACTTCCCGCCGCACCGCGCCGGCTACGTCGACCTGACCGGCCTCTACCCCTACGACCCGGACAAGGCCAAGGCGCTGCTCGCCGAGGCCGGCCTTCCGGACGGGTTCGAGACGACGCTGCGCCTGCCGCCGCCGATCTACGCCCGCCGCTCCGGCGAGCTGATCGCCGCCATGCTGGCCGAGGTCGGCATCCGCGTGAAGATCGAGCCGATGGAATGGGCGCCCTGGCTGGAGCAGGTGTTCAAGGGCAAGGATTACGACCTGACCCTGATCGCCCACACGGAACCCCTGGACATCGACATCTACGGGCGCCCCGACTACTACTTCAACTACCGCAGCGAGCGCTTCAACGCCGTGGGGGCGGAGCTGGACCGCACCCAGGACCCTGCCAAGCGCAACGCCCTCTACGGCGAGCAGCAGCGCATCCTGGCCGAGGACGCGGTGAACGGCTTCCTCTTCATGCTGCCTTCGGCCACCGTGCAGAAGTCGGCGGTGCAGGGCATGTGGGTCAACCGCCCGATCCAGGCCAACGACGTGACGGGCGTCCGGTGGAAGTGA
- a CDS encoding ABC transporter permease, with protein MLAFLVRRLLTLALTAWLATLVVFAVLEAIPGDPALVMLGTSAQPEAVAALRAQMGLDRPWPVRYAGWVGGMLHGDFGTSLTYARPVAGLVADRLAITLPLAGLALVLSAGIAIPLGLFAAGRQGRAGDWAVMAFGQMGIAVPGFWFAILLILLFSVRLGWFSAGGFPGWEAGAGPALKALLLPAVALALPEAAILARITRTAALDTLREEYVRTAVAKGLPRRVVLRRHVLPNALIPVATILGLQFSFLVAGAVVVENVFTLPGLGRLLYQAIGQHDLIVVQSVVVLLAVTVVAVNALVDIACAAIDPRPRVMA; from the coding sequence GTGCTCGCCTTCCTGGTGCGCCGTCTGCTCACCCTGGCGCTGACGGCGTGGCTGGCCACGCTGGTGGTCTTCGCCGTGCTGGAGGCGATCCCCGGCGACCCCGCCCTGGTCATGCTGGGCACCAGCGCGCAGCCGGAGGCGGTGGCCGCGCTGCGCGCCCAGATGGGGCTCGACCGGCCCTGGCCCGTCCGCTACGCCGGTTGGGTGGGCGGCATGCTGCATGGCGATTTCGGGACCAGCCTGACCTACGCGCGCCCGGTCGCCGGGCTGGTCGCCGACCGGCTGGCCATCACCCTGCCGCTGGCCGGGCTGGCGCTGGTCCTCTCGGCGGGCATCGCCATCCCGCTCGGCCTGTTCGCCGCCGGGCGGCAGGGGCGGGCCGGGGACTGGGCGGTCATGGCCTTCGGGCAGATGGGAATCGCGGTGCCCGGCTTCTGGTTCGCCATCCTGTTGATTCTGCTGTTTTCCGTTCGGCTGGGCTGGTTCTCCGCCGGTGGCTTCCCGGGGTGGGAGGCCGGGGCGGGGCCGGCGCTGAAGGCGCTGCTGCTGCCCGCCGTGGCGCTGGCCCTGCCGGAGGCGGCGATCCTGGCGCGCATCACCCGCACGGCGGCGCTCGACACGCTGCGCGAGGAGTATGTGCGCACGGCGGTCGCCAAGGGCCTGCCGCGCCGCGTGGTCCTGCGGCGCCATGTGTTGCCCAACGCGCTGATCCCCGTCGCCACCATCCTCGGCCTGCAATTCTCCTTTCTCGTCGCCGGGGCGGTGGTGGTGGAGAACGTCTTCACCCTGCCGGGGCTGGGCCGGCTGCTCTATCAGGCCATCGGCCAGCACGACCTGATCGTGGTGCAGAGCGTCGTCGTGCTGCTGGCGGTCACGGTGGTGGCGGTCAACGCGCTGGTTGACATCGCCTGCGCCGCCATCGACCCGCGCCCGCGGGTGATGGCATGA
- a CDS encoding YifB family Mg chelatase-like AAA ATPase, which produces MVARINTVAFQGIEVLDIDVQVQMSGGIVAFTVVGLPDKAVGESRERVRAALHALGLALPAKRITVNLAPADVLKEGSHFDLPIALALLTVMGVLPDLEMSRYCALGELALDGALTPVAGVLPAAINALAHDRGLICPEACGGEAAWAGEGLDVLAPATLLALINHFRGQQVLTRPRPRIQESAGAPLDLRDVKGNETAKRALEVAAAGSHNLLMIGPPGSGKSMLAARLPGLLPPLDPAEALEVSMIHSVAGLLEGGKLLRQRPYRSPHQSASLPALVGGGSRAKPGEISLAHKGVLFLDELPEFPRGTLEALRQPLETGKAVVSRVNHHVTYPARVQLIAAMNPCRCGHLDDPSLACARAPKCAADYQSKISGPLFDRIDLHIDVPAVSPADLSLPPPAEGSADVAARVAVARAVQAERYAGFGPFPEGRAVRTNAEADGELLEKAAAPDQPGRALLTEAAERLKLSARGYHRVMRVARTLADLDGGGGVRRPHIAEALGYRRIAPGR; this is translated from the coding sequence ATGGTTGCGCGGATCAACACGGTTGCGTTCCAGGGCATCGAGGTTCTGGACATCGACGTTCAGGTGCAGATGTCCGGCGGCATCGTCGCCTTCACCGTGGTCGGCCTGCCCGACAAGGCGGTGGGCGAAAGCCGAGAGCGGGTGCGGGCGGCGCTGCACGCGCTCGGTCTCGCCCTGCCGGCCAAGCGGATCACCGTCAACCTCGCCCCGGCGGACGTGCTGAAGGAGGGCAGCCATTTCGACCTGCCCATCGCGCTGGCCCTGCTGACCGTCATGGGCGTGCTGCCCGACCTGGAGATGAGCCGCTATTGCGCGCTGGGCGAGTTGGCGCTGGACGGGGCGCTGACTCCGGTGGCCGGGGTGCTGCCGGCGGCGATCAACGCGCTGGCCCACGACCGCGGGCTGATCTGCCCGGAGGCCTGCGGCGGGGAGGCCGCCTGGGCGGGCGAGGGGCTGGACGTGCTGGCACCCGCGACGCTGCTCGCGCTCATCAACCATTTCCGCGGCCAGCAGGTGCTGACCCGCCCCCGTCCGCGCATCCAGGAGAGCGCCGGGGCGCCGCTCGACCTGCGCGACGTCAAGGGCAACGAGACGGCCAAACGTGCGCTGGAGGTTGCCGCCGCCGGATCGCACAATCTGCTGATGATCGGGCCGCCCGGCTCCGGCAAGTCGATGCTGGCCGCAAGGCTGCCGGGCCTGCTGCCGCCGCTCGACCCGGCGGAAGCGCTGGAGGTGTCGATGATCCACAGCGTCGCCGGGCTGCTGGAGGGCGGCAAACTGCTGCGCCAGCGCCCCTATCGGTCGCCGCACCAGTCGGCCAGTCTGCCCGCCCTGGTCGGCGGCGGGTCGCGCGCCAAGCCGGGGGAAATCTCGCTCGCCCACAAGGGCGTGCTGTTCCTGGACGAATTGCCTGAATTCCCGCGCGGCACGCTGGAGGCTCTGCGCCAGCCGCTGGAGACCGGCAAGGCCGTGGTCAGCCGCGTGAACCACCATGTGACCTACCCGGCGCGGGTGCAGTTGATCGCCGCCATGAACCCCTGCCGTTGCGGCCATCTCGATGACCCGTCGCTGGCCTGCGCCCGCGCGCCGAAATGCGCGGCCGACTATCAGTCGAAGATCAGCGGGCCGCTGTTCGACCGCATCGACCTGCACATCGACGTGCCCGCCGTCAGCCCCGCCGACCTCAGCCTGCCGCCACCCGCCGAGGGCAGCGCCGACGTGGCCGCCCGCGTGGCGGTGGCCCGCGCCGTCCAGGCGGAGCGCTACGCCGGTTTCGGCCCCTTTCCCGAGGGCCGGGCGGTGCGCACCAACGCCGAGGCGGATGGCGAACTGCTGGAGAAGGCCGCCGCCCCCGACCAGCCGGGCCGAGCCCTGCTGACCGAAGCGGCGGAGCGGCTGAAGCTCTCGGCCCGCGGCTATCACCGGGTCATGCGCGTCGCCCGCACGCTGGCCGACTTGGATGGCGGGGGCGGCGTGCGCCGCCCGCACATCGCGGAGGCGCTCGGCTACCGCCGCATCGCCCCCGGACGATAA